A window of the Sporosarcina sp. FSL K6-2383 genome harbors these coding sequences:
- a CDS encoding F0F1 ATP synthase subunit epsilon, producing MKTIKVNIVTPDGPVCETEANVVIAVTEAGEIGILPGHIAMVAPLQIGALRLKKDDATEHIAVHGGFLEVRPDVVTVLAQSAEMASSIDIARAQAAAKRAEDALSAEKDESNYKLAELELKRAITRINVYETRKK from the coding sequence ATGAAGACAATTAAAGTCAATATCGTCACTCCCGACGGCCCTGTTTGTGAAACTGAAGCGAATGTAGTCATCGCAGTTACTGAAGCAGGCGAAATCGGGATCCTTCCCGGCCACATTGCGATGGTTGCACCACTTCAAATTGGTGCACTTCGTCTGAAGAAGGATGACGCGACAGAACATATAGCGGTACATGGTGGTTTCCTTGAAGTCCGTCCGGATGTTGTTACTGTCTTGGCACAAAGTGCAGAAATGGCTTCATCTATCGATATCGCTCGTGCACAAGCTGCAGCGAAACGTGCGGAAGATGCATTGAGCGCTGAAAAAGATGAAAGTAATTACAAATTGGCGGAACTTGAACTAAAACGTGCCATCACTCGTATCAATGTATACGAAACAAGAAAAAAATGA
- a CDS encoding DUF1146 family protein — translation MTGMLAFQPLLAIVSHIFFIGISFFALQAIMPEKIIKKNHVMQAQLLFILLSVAIGSSVSNFFLEISYWSGRLPFMFE, via the coding sequence ATGACCGGTATGTTAGCATTTCAACCTTTGCTCGCAATTGTGTCACATATTTTTTTCATCGGTATTTCCTTTTTTGCACTACAGGCGATTATGCCGGAAAAAATAATTAAAAAGAATCACGTGATGCAAGCGCAGCTTTTGTTTATTTTACTTAGCGTAGCAATCGGTTCGTCCGTATCAAATTTCTTTTTGGAGATATCCTATTGGTCAGGAAGGCTCCCATTTATGTTTGAGTAA
- the murA gene encoding UDP-N-acetylglucosamine 1-carboxyvinyltransferase, with protein sequence MDKIIINGGRVLRGNVRVEGAKNAVLPILAAALLASEGPNIIRDVPNLSDVGTINEVLKSLNAKVEHFPEKDEVIIDSTGTLSDEAHFEYVRKMRASILVMGPLLARNGYARVALPGGCAIGSRPIDQHLKGFEAMGAEISFGHGHVEARAQGGLKGAKIYLDFPSVGATENIITAAALAKGTTIIENAAKEPEIVDLANFINEMGGKVVGAGTDTIRIEGVVKLYGTTHHIIPDRIETGTFMVAAAITGGDVIIDNAVPEHNAALISKLGEMGVVITELDEGVRITAQLPLKSVDLKTMPHPGFPTDMQSQMMALMLTATGTGVLTETVFENRFMHVEEFRRMNGAVKIEGRSVILTGPSELQGAEVAATDLRAAAALILAGLVAEGVTRVTELSHLDRGYVNFHGKLAALGADIVRVSPEMQTEKTAQLA encoded by the coding sequence TTGGATAAAATTATTATTAACGGTGGACGTGTTCTAAGAGGAAATGTCCGAGTGGAGGGTGCTAAAAATGCAGTATTACCAATACTTGCAGCTGCATTACTCGCATCAGAAGGACCAAATATAATACGTGATGTACCAAATCTTTCAGACGTTGGAACGATTAATGAAGTACTCAAAAGTTTAAATGCAAAAGTGGAGCATTTCCCAGAAAAAGATGAAGTGATCATCGACTCAACAGGCACGCTGTCTGATGAGGCACATTTTGAATATGTACGCAAAATGCGTGCATCGATTCTCGTCATGGGACCACTTTTGGCGCGTAACGGTTACGCAAGAGTTGCTCTTCCAGGTGGTTGTGCAATCGGCTCACGCCCAATCGATCAGCATTTAAAAGGCTTTGAAGCGATGGGAGCAGAAATTTCATTTGGTCATGGACATGTTGAAGCGAGAGCTCAAGGTGGTTTGAAGGGCGCAAAAATTTATCTCGATTTTCCGAGTGTAGGGGCGACCGAAAATATTATCACAGCTGCCGCTTTGGCAAAAGGCACAACAATCATTGAAAACGCGGCAAAGGAACCTGAAATTGTAGACCTTGCGAACTTTATCAATGAAATGGGTGGAAAAGTTGTTGGGGCTGGTACGGACACAATCCGAATTGAAGGTGTAGTGAAATTATACGGCACAACGCATCATATTATACCGGATCGTATTGAAACAGGTACATTCATGGTGGCGGCAGCCATTACAGGTGGCGACGTCATTATTGACAACGCTGTTCCTGAACATAATGCTGCGCTAATCTCTAAATTAGGTGAAATGGGTGTCGTTATTACAGAGTTAGATGAAGGTGTACGTATCACTGCACAGCTGCCATTAAAGTCTGTTGACTTGAAGACAATGCCACATCCTGGCTTCCCAACGGATATGCAATCTCAAATGATGGCATTGATGCTGACGGCAACGGGTACAGGTGTTTTAACTGAAACTGTTTTTGAAAATCGTTTCATGCATGTAGAAGAATTCCGACGTATGAATGGAGCCGTTAAAATTGAAGGCAGATCCGTTATTCTCACGGGTCCATCTGAACTTCAAGGGGCAGAAGTAGCGGCGACAGATTTGCGTGCAGCTGCAGCGCTTATTTTAGCCGGCCTTGTAGCAGAAGGCGTTACACGTGTCACAGAGCTATCGCATCTGGACCGCGGCTACGTCAACTTCCACGGTAAACTTGCAGCACTCGGAGCGGATATTGTCCGTGTTTCACCGGAAATGCAAACTGAAAAAACAGCACAACTCGCTTAA
- the spoIID gene encoding stage II sporulation protein D, with product MDKLLTVLFIILLFFIPVLLKQPPDMSSKVEETKEKTCQIMITVAGVDKSITLEEYVVGVVAGEMPVTFHQEALKAQAIAARTYALRTTNYGEKPIAADVSAQVYSNEVQRKERWKKEFKNNERKVRAAVEDTAGDTLVYGEEMISAMFFSTSNGKTETAENFSGNDIPYLRSVESPGEEDVAPKVERELKMELTEWDDKIGSKWGAERFKSLQLVRNPTGRVQKAVASNFEMSGREMRDLLELASTDFDIAFDVTNQIVHVTTIGYGHGVGMSQYGAEAYAQKGWKAEDILLHYYSGAQIKKFTLVDSKCLKTPSLANNSE from the coding sequence ATGGACAAACTACTAACCGTCTTATTCATCATACTCTTATTTTTTATCCCTGTTTTGTTGAAACAACCGCCGGACATGAGTAGCAAAGTCGAAGAGACCAAAGAGAAAACTTGCCAGATTATGATCACAGTGGCGGGTGTGGACAAGTCCATTACATTGGAAGAATACGTCGTAGGAGTAGTTGCCGGTGAAATGCCCGTTACTTTCCATCAGGAAGCACTGAAGGCACAGGCAATTGCAGCACGGACCTATGCACTCCGCACGACAAACTACGGTGAAAAACCAATCGCGGCAGATGTATCCGCCCAAGTTTATTCCAATGAAGTGCAGCGTAAAGAACGCTGGAAGAAAGAATTTAAGAACAACGAACGAAAAGTGCGTGCAGCTGTAGAAGACACAGCGGGAGATACGCTTGTCTATGGCGAAGAAATGATATCCGCCATGTTTTTTTCTACATCTAATGGCAAGACTGAAACCGCAGAAAACTTCAGTGGCAATGATATTCCCTACTTACGAAGTGTTGAAAGTCCTGGGGAGGAGGACGTGGCGCCAAAAGTGGAGAGAGAACTGAAGATGGAGCTAACTGAATGGGACGATAAGATAGGGAGCAAATGGGGTGCCGAGCGCTTTAAATCATTACAGCTTGTTAGAAACCCAACCGGCAGAGTTCAAAAGGCTGTCGCTTCCAACTTCGAGATGAGTGGACGGGAAATGCGAGATTTACTAGAACTTGCATCGACGGATTTCGATATCGCCTTCGACGTCACGAACCAAATTGTGCATGTGACAACAATAGGTTACGGGCATGGCGTAGGAATGAGCCAGTATGGGGCAGAGGCATATGCTCAGAAAGGGTGGAAGGCGGAAGACATTCTTTTACACTATTACAGTGGCGCTCAAATAAAAAAGTTTACATTAGTTGATTCCAAATGTTTAAAAACTCCTTCACTTGCAAACAATAGCGAGTGA
- a CDS encoding peptidoglycan DD-metalloendopeptidase family protein — MREEKPKAPSQKNKSAKTKSWFWPIVYSGIAIVFVGMIWGYNAFMTEDSPGLADVAGKDVKDSPIVETNAASETLKYPFAEELYDDVVIVQDFYDPEADAATRENALLVFDQEYVTNTGVMISIQGKPFEVVAALSGKVEEVVNDPFMGDAIILSHANGLTTIYSSVTAIQVKPGDEVSQGQSLATTSENKWNTVAGIHLQFEVQENGVAINPRSRLAF; from the coding sequence ATGCGAGAAGAAAAACCGAAAGCCCCTTCTCAGAAGAACAAAAGTGCAAAGACAAAAAGTTGGTTTTGGCCTATAGTCTATTCCGGTATCGCAATCGTCTTCGTCGGCATGATCTGGGGTTATAATGCATTCATGACGGAAGATTCCCCGGGGCTAGCAGACGTTGCAGGTAAGGACGTAAAGGATTCGCCAATTGTAGAGACCAACGCAGCAAGTGAAACGCTCAAGTATCCATTTGCTGAAGAACTCTATGATGACGTGGTCATTGTGCAAGATTTTTACGACCCAGAAGCGGACGCTGCTACACGTGAAAACGCTCTGCTCGTATTCGACCAAGAATATGTGACCAATACCGGCGTAATGATTTCCATTCAAGGCAAGCCATTCGAAGTGGTCGCAGCACTTAGCGGCAAAGTAGAAGAAGTTGTGAACGACCCATTCATGGGTGACGCAATCATCCTATCCCACGCAAACGGACTGACGACCATTTACAGTTCAGTCACAGCAATTCAGGTCAAGCCAGGTGATGAAGTGAGCCAAGGTCAGTCACTCGCCACAACTTCAGAGAATAAATGGAATACAGTAGCAGGTATCCATTTGCAATTTGAAGTACAAGAAAATGGCGTAGCCATTAACCCACGTTCCCGCCTAGCTTTCTGA
- a CDS encoding sporulation transcriptional regulator SpoIIID, translating to MHEQIRRRCVRLGKMLLETGLTVRALAKATGYSKSTVHKDLTERLPNVDVALSEEVAKILAYHKSVRHLRGGEATRIKWMKEMKKVGSS from the coding sequence GTGCACGAGCAAATACGGAGGCGATGCGTGCGCCTCGGAAAAATGTTGCTGGAGACAGGACTAACGGTACGGGCGCTGGCAAAAGCGACGGGCTATTCGAAAAGCACGGTCCACAAAGATTTGACAGAACGGTTACCAAATGTCGATGTGGCATTGTCGGAAGAAGTCGCCAAAATACTTGCCTATCATAAGTCTGTCAGACATTTACGGGGTGGCGAAGCGACAAGGATTAAATGGATGAAAGAAATGAAGAAAGTGGGAAGTAGTTAG
- a CDS encoding rod shape-determining protein: MFAKDIGIDLGTANVLIHVKGKGIVLNEPSVVAIDKNSNKVLAVGEEARQMVGRTPGNIIAIRPLRDGVIADFDITEAMLTHFINKLDVKGFLSKPRILICCPTNVTSVEQKAIRQAAEKSGGKKIYLEEEPKVAAIGAGMDIFQPSGNMVIDIGGGTTDVAVLSMGDIVTSQSINVAGDTFDSDITQYIKKHYKLLIGERTSENIKFDVGTVFIGTRKEQMDIRGRDMVTGLPRTITVHSDEIGEALKESIYMIVQAAKTVLEQTPPELSADIIDRGVFLTGGGALLHGIDQLLAEELKVPVFISDNPLDCVAIGTGILLDNIDKIAGR; the protein is encoded by the coding sequence ATGTTTGCAAAAGATATTGGGATCGACCTCGGTACAGCCAACGTCTTGATTCACGTAAAAGGAAAAGGGATTGTTCTTAACGAGCCATCAGTCGTTGCCATCGATAAGAACTCAAACAAAGTACTAGCAGTTGGAGAAGAAGCAAGACAAATGGTGGGCAGAACGCCAGGTAATATCATCGCAATTCGTCCATTAAGAGACGGCGTGATTGCAGATTTTGACATTACAGAAGCGATGTTAACTCATTTTATCAATAAACTAGATGTAAAAGGATTCTTATCAAAGCCACGAATTCTTATTTGTTGCCCGACTAACGTTACAAGTGTTGAACAGAAAGCGATTCGTCAAGCAGCTGAAAAATCAGGTGGTAAAAAAATATATCTCGAAGAAGAACCAAAAGTTGCGGCAATCGGTGCAGGAATGGATATTTTCCAGCCGAGCGGTAATATGGTAATTGATATCGGTGGGGGAACGACGGATGTAGCCGTGCTTTCAATGGGAGACATCGTTACTTCGCAGTCCATCAATGTAGCGGGGGATACATTCGATAGTGATATCACACAATATATTAAAAAACATTATAAATTGCTCATCGGAGAACGCACTTCGGAGAATATTAAATTCGACGTGGGCACAGTTTTCATTGGCACACGTAAAGAACAGATGGATATTAGAGGACGTGATATGGTGACAGGTCTTCCGCGTACCATTACCGTCCATTCTGATGAAATTGGTGAAGCATTAAAAGAATCCATTTATATGATTGTCCAAGCAGCTAAAACAGTTTTAGAACAAACACCACCAGAGCTGTCTGCCGATATTATTGATCGCGGTGTGTTTCTGACAGGTGGCGGAGCATTACTACACGGTATCGACCAATTGCTCGCTGAGGAATTAAAAGTACCTGTATTTATCTCAGATAATCCTCTCGATTGTGTTGCAATTGGGACAGGCATCTTATTAGATAATATCGATAAAATTGCGGGTCGTTAA
- a CDS encoding flagellar hook-basal body protein, with the protein MFRGFYTVGSGMIAQQRRTEMLANNLANANTPGFKAEQSSIRSFPEMYMSSINTARIPTKDGIQLKGLTPVGAISTGVYMQETLPLFAQGQLRETELTTDVALIDGLLPVDDETGTQGAVFFRLENPNGGEHYTKNGSFTLDPSGFLTNAMGHYVLDSTGQRIALQNDDIQITQEGVIMDGENAVATLGIAFVQRPDTLLKQGNGMFATEGGENLQNANAVAGVTYSMQQGYLEVSNVDAAQTMTDMMTAYRAFEANQKILQAYDRSMEKAVTEIGRVN; encoded by the coding sequence ATGTTCCGTGGGTTTTATACAGTTGGGTCAGGTATGATTGCACAGCAGCGTAGAACTGAAATGTTAGCGAATAACTTAGCGAATGCGAATACACCAGGCTTTAAGGCAGAACAATCATCTATTCGTTCATTTCCGGAAATGTACATGTCGAGCATTAATACGGCACGTATTCCAACGAAGGATGGTATTCAGTTGAAGGGTTTGACACCAGTTGGGGCGATTTCGACAGGTGTTTATATGCAGGAGACGTTACCATTGTTTGCGCAAGGTCAATTACGTGAAACAGAACTGACGACGGACGTGGCGCTCATTGACGGTCTTCTACCCGTTGACGATGAAACAGGAACGCAAGGCGCTGTCTTTTTTCGTCTTGAAAATCCAAATGGCGGCGAGCACTATACGAAAAATGGTAGCTTTACACTAGATCCAAGCGGTTTTTTGACGAACGCAATGGGGCATTACGTACTGGATAGTACCGGACAACGAATCGCCCTTCAAAATGACGATATACAAATCACGCAGGAAGGCGTGATTATGGACGGAGAAAATGCCGTGGCAACACTCGGTATTGCATTCGTACAGCGCCCTGATACACTGCTCAAACAAGGGAACGGAATGTTCGCGACAGAAGGCGGCGAAAATCTTCAAAATGCCAATGCAGTCGCGGGTGTGACATATTCCATGCAACAAGGCTATTTGGAAGTCTCCAACGTGGATGCAGCACAAACGATGACGGATATGATGACAGCCTACCGTGCATTTGAAGCCAATCAAAAAATTCTGCAAGCCTATGATCGCAGTATGGAAAAAGCAGTCACTGAAATCGGTCGCGTTAACTAA
- a CDS encoding flagellar hook-basal body protein, protein MLRTMTTATNTLNQLQHQLDIIGNNLSNSATHGYKSSDAKFHELLYQQFNNDKADTAPRQSPLGIRYGSGAVLGQAQMNWKVGTLQSTERQLDFALTEPKQYFNILMPGDGGEQTVYTRQGNFYISPIADGQGMLVNADGYPVANSAGLPITFTDDVTNFTMNASGMLTLTHADGTAETVELGITVMQRPNLMERLSATNFGLPGNLADLGVTEQQVLTDLQGEARNQVGIEAGKLEASNVNYEKEMTDLITVQRSYQFNARTVTLADQMMGLINGIR, encoded by the coding sequence ATGCTACGCACAATGACAACAGCAACAAACACGTTAAACCAATTACAGCATCAGCTTGATATTATAGGGAATAACCTGTCGAATTCAGCTACTCATGGCTATAAATCGAGCGATGCAAAATTTCACGAGCTACTCTATCAACAATTCAATAACGATAAAGCTGACACAGCACCGCGTCAATCACCGCTGGGCATTCGCTATGGATCAGGTGCAGTTCTCGGACAAGCACAGATGAACTGGAAAGTGGGTACATTGCAGTCGACAGAACGTCAACTCGATTTTGCGCTGACGGAACCGAAGCAATACTTTAATATTCTTATGCCAGGAGACGGCGGAGAACAAACAGTTTATACGCGACAAGGGAATTTCTATATTTCCCCAATAGCAGATGGACAAGGTATGCTTGTTAACGCCGATGGTTATCCTGTTGCCAATAGTGCAGGTCTACCAATTACATTTACAGATGATGTCACAAATTTTACAATGAACGCGAGTGGAATGCTTACATTGACACATGCTGATGGTACAGCGGAAACGGTTGAACTGGGCATTACAGTCATGCAACGCCCTAATTTGATGGAACGTCTTTCGGCTACGAATTTTGGCTTGCCTGGAAATTTAGCTGACCTAGGTGTTACAGAGCAACAAGTGCTAACTGATCTGCAAGGCGAAGCCCGAAACCAAGTAGGCATTGAAGCAGGGAAACTTGAAGCGTCCAATGTAAACTATGAGAAAGAAATGACAGATCTTATTACTGTTCAACGCTCTTATCAATTCAATGCACGAACGGTGACATTGGCAGATCAGATGATGGGGCTAATTAACGGTATACGATGA
- a CDS encoding DNA-directed RNA polymerase subunit beta codes for MTDEKRNKVDELETPTRTRATRTQPLRNEQRQRKRNSESEQATPKNQFWVQIRLLPIWLRVVLVLLLLLGVAILGATIGYGYIGDGQPADVLKKETWTHILDILNGKES; via the coding sequence ATGACAGATGAAAAACGAAATAAGGTAGACGAGCTAGAGACGCCGACGCGGACTCGGGCAACCCGAACACAACCACTACGCAATGAGCAAAGGCAGCGTAAGCGTAACAGCGAAAGTGAGCAAGCTACACCTAAAAATCAGTTTTGGGTGCAAATCCGCTTGTTACCAATTTGGCTACGTGTCGTACTCGTCTTGCTGCTACTTCTAGGCGTGGCTATATTGGGTGCGACTATTGGCTACGGCTATATAGGGGACGGCCAACCCGCTGATGTTCTCAAAAAAGAGACATGGACCCATATACTGGATATTTTGAATGGAAAAGAGTCGTAA
- the fabZ gene encoding 3-hydroxyacyl-ACP dehydratase FabZ has protein sequence MLTTEQIQAILPHRYPFLMVDRILEVEEGKRAVGIKNVTINEEFFNGHFPGYPVMPGVLIVEALAQVGAVALLQKEENKGRLGFFAGIDNCRFKRQVTPGDTLRLEVEITRLRGTIVKAKATATVDGEITCEAEITLALGPAVSKEG, from the coding sequence ATGCTAACAACTGAGCAGATTCAAGCAATTTTGCCGCATCGTTACCCATTTCTCATGGTAGACCGAATACTTGAGGTCGAGGAAGGGAAACGTGCAGTCGGTATTAAAAATGTAACGATTAACGAAGAGTTTTTCAATGGACATTTCCCTGGTTACCCAGTGATGCCCGGCGTTTTAATTGTAGAAGCGCTGGCGCAAGTAGGGGCAGTTGCACTGCTACAAAAAGAAGAGAATAAAGGACGTCTCGGTTTTTTTGCAGGTATTGACAATTGCCGCTTTAAACGACAAGTAACGCCAGGGGATACATTGCGCCTTGAAGTAGAAATCACGAGACTTCGGGGAACAATCGTTAAGGCGAAAGCAACAGCAACTGTGGACGGGGAAATTACCTGTGAAGCAGAAATCACATTAGCATTAGGTCCTGCCGTTTCTAAAGAGGGCTAA
- a CDS encoding YwpF family protein: protein MKSFKMLSVGIVNGDGVQNFPLIDGIIINQENSHRLWVLEMFIDQAYQSTFEKWMADEVLLDAKVVISYPENDPAPFSVAVEAVKQIGSNISVLLKGRLKRARSQYAEQLLEELIAEGLAGTDLLRRFESDMRSRPRLKRDIEEVNE, encoded by the coding sequence GTGAAATCGTTTAAAATGTTGTCTGTCGGCATTGTGAATGGTGATGGCGTACAGAACTTCCCGCTCATTGACGGTATTATTATCAATCAAGAAAACAGTCACCGTTTGTGGGTTCTAGAGATGTTCATCGATCAGGCATATCAATCGACTTTTGAAAAATGGATGGCGGATGAGGTGTTACTGGACGCAAAAGTGGTCATTTCTTATCCTGAGAATGATCCCGCCCCGTTCAGTGTTGCCGTTGAAGCTGTGAAGCAGATTGGTAGTAATATCTCTGTCTTGTTGAAGGGGCGGTTAAAACGGGCACGCTCGCAGTATGCGGAGCAGCTTTTGGAGGAATTGATTGCGGAAGGTTTGGCAGGCACTGACTTGCTCCGCCGTTTCGAGTCCGATATGCGCTCGCGTCCGCGGTTGAAGAGGGATATTGAGGAAGTAAATGAGTGA
- the ssb gene encoding single-stranded DNA-binding protein, translating into MNQVALVGRVTKDLILRRVSEGRVQTSFVLAVNRSFKNQNGEIDTDFVLCTMWGKGAENTAKHCGKGSLIGVGGRIQSRSYEREDKSRVYVTEVIGEDIRFIATKRRSNDNLYGEIEVTSHATASTVARTKEEEHFNLPNRETEGLPIF; encoded by the coding sequence ATGAATCAGGTTGCACTTGTAGGGCGTGTTACGAAAGATCTAATCCTAAGAAGAGTGTCTGAAGGAAGAGTACAAACAAGCTTTGTCCTTGCAGTAAATCGTAGCTTCAAAAATCAAAATGGTGAAATCGACACTGACTTTGTCCTTTGTACAATGTGGGGGAAAGGAGCAGAAAATACAGCAAAACACTGTGGCAAAGGATCTTTAATTGGCGTCGGTGGTCGAATTCAATCGAGGTCTTATGAACGTGAGGACAAAAGTCGAGTCTACGTCACAGAGGTGATTGGTGAGGATATTCGTTTTATTGCAACGAAAAGGCGCAGCAATGACAATCTGTATGGAGAAATTGAAGTGACAAGCCATGCAACTGCATCAACAGTTGCGAGGACGAAGGAGGAAGAGCATTTTAACCTACCAAATCGTGAGACAGAAGGATTACCGATTTTTTGA